Genomic window (Streptomyces sp. NBC_00078):
ATCTGCCTGGCGTCGTCGTCCTTGCCGGACTTGTCGTAGCCGGTGACCTGACGTGCCGCGTTGCTGTCCGGGTTGACCCAGAACGGGTCGCTCTCCCTGGGCTGCTGGGTGATCTTCGCGCCGGCGTCCTTGTTCGTGTCGCCGTCGCCCCCGGACGAACATCCCGCGACGAGAAGTGCCGCCCCCAGCACCGCCGCGGAACCCCTCATCCCGGCCCCCCTCATGCCGTACATCCAACTCCCCCTTGGGTGCACTGGTTAGAGGCTCAATCCTGACATACGCCTCGTGGCCCCACGAGATCGCCCGAACCTTGTCGGCGAGCTGTTACGCACCCTGGTGGTCGAGCGGGGGGCGCACGGCGCCGAGCTGCGCCACGAAGCACCGGGAGGCACCCGGACTGTCCGAAGGGCGTCGTGGAGCCCTGAATCACCAGTGCGTATGACGGAGAGCCACCGAACCGGAACCTGGCGTCATACAGCCCCTAGGTTCTGGCGCTCATCCGTTCTAAAGTCTTCTCAGACGACCCCGGCCCCCGGCCGTTTCTTGCCTCTGTGGCACCCCGAACCTCCCGCGCCGGTCGCCGGGTTACTCCCGCATCCCGTGCGCCCGCGGTTGAGGACCAGCCCGGTCGGCGGCTTCGGGGGGAGCAGGCCGCCGACCGGGCCCGGTACAGGCGGCTCGGTGGCGACGGGTTCACAGGCTGGTTCCGGTGAGGTAGGCCGAGACGATCACGTTCGCCGTGTAACTGTGGCTGACCCGGTCGAAGGTGCCGCCGCAGGTGATCAGCCGCAGCTCGGAGCGCCCCGGCCGGTGTTGCCCGTAGGCCTGTCGGGCGTCGAAGCGGTCGCGTTCCTGTACCCGCACGTCGTCCACAGTGAACTCGGCGACCTTGCCGTCGTCGCGGACGACGCGGACGTTCTCGCCGGGCCGTACGGTGCTCAGCTTGTAGAAGACGGCGGGGCGGGTCTCGGTGTCGACGTGCCCCACCATCAGCGCGGCCCCGGCGGCCCCCGGTCTGGCCCCGGCCGCGTACCAGCCGACGACGCCCGCCTGGTCGTAGGGCGGCGGGTCGATCGCCCCCTGCCGGTCCAGGCCACGGGCCACCACGGGCGCCTGGACGCCCAGGTCGGGAATGTCGATGCGCTGCGGCAGCGCGTCCCCCAACGGGCGGGCCGCGGGCGGAAGTTCCGCATCCGGCGGCCGTCCGACCGAGGCCAGGTCGCCGGCGCCGGCCGGGGCGGCTGTGCCCTGCCGTATGTCGGTCACCTGCCGCCCCCACAGCCACAGCCCGAGCAGCAGCACCGCCCAGGCCGTGCCCATCAGCAGACGGGCGGAGCCGGAGGAACGCTCGTGGTCGGCGTGCTCGGACATCGGCTCAATCCTTCCCGCGGCCCCGGCGCGCGCTCAGAAGCGCCACGGCGGCCGCGGCGACGCCCACGAGGACGAGCCCGGTGACGGCCTGCCCGGTGCCGGGTCCGGCCGCGCTGACGTCCACGGTGGCGAAGCGCGCGGTTCCGCCTCCGCCCGCGTGGACGGGGGCGACGGGGGACGCCGGGGCGGCGGGCGAAACCGGGGCGCGGGGCACTGCAGGGACGGCGGAAGAGTCGTCGGACAGCGCCTGGGCCTCCGGCTCCGACTGCGCCTGCCCCTGCCCCTGCCCCTGCGACCCCGTCTCCGACGGCGATACGACAGTGAGCCTGCCCTTGACCTGGAAGCCGCCGCACGTGATGTTCACGTCGTACGGGCCGGCTTCGGCAGAGGCGCGGACCCGGGTGTCCCCGGCGAGGGTGCCGTCGGTGCCCGCGAGCCGGGCGTCCGCGACGAACGCCGTGGAGTGCGCGGTGGCCGTCCTTTTGGCGCAGCCGGTCACCCGGAGCGCGAGGTCGGCGCCGGGGGCGGGGGCCGACGGGGTCACCGAGAGGCCCGCTGGGCCCCCGTCCGCCCCGTCCGCCGCGTGCGCCGTAGGCGTGAGGGCGCAGGCGGCCAGGAGCCCTGTGCAGAGAGTGAGACGTAGTGAGCCCATCGTGAACCTCCAGATACCAGGAGGCTCCTCCCCGGGCCCGGGCCTCGCATCCGCAGCGGCGCCGCACTGCTCCAAACGGGTTACGAAGGGTTTCGGAACGGCCCTGACCAGGTCAGATCCGGTCGACCAGATCCGCGATCGAGTCGACGATCTTGGACGGCCGGTACGGGAAGTCCTCGACCTGCTCGGGCCGGGTCAGCCCGGTGAGCACCAGGAACGTCTGCATCCCGGCCTCCATGCCGGCCAGCACGTCGGTGTCCATGCGGTCGCCGATCATCGCGCTGGTCTCGGAGTGGGCGCCGATCGCGTTGAGCCCGGTGCGCATCATCAGCGGGTTGGGCTTGCCGGCGAAGTACGGCTGCTTGCCGGTCGCCTTGGTGATCAGCGCGGCCACCGCGCCGGTCGCGGGCAGCGCGCCCTCGGCGGAGGGGCCGGTCTCGTCGGGGTTGGTGCAGATGAAACGGGCGCCGGCGTCGATCAGCCGTACCGCCTTGGTCATGGCCTCGAAGGAATACGTCCGCGTCTCGCCGAGGACGACATAGTCGGGCTCGTGGTCGGTGAGGATGTACCCGATGTCGTGCAGTGCGGTGGTGAGACCCGCCTCGCCGATGACGTACGCCGAGCCGCCCGGCCGCTGGTCGTCCAGGAACTGGGCGGTGGCGAGCGCCGAGGTCCAGATGGACTCGACCGGCACGTCCAGGCCCATGCGCCGCAGCCGGGCGTGCAGGTCGCGCGGGGTGTAGATCGAGTTGTTGGTGAGGACCAGGAAGGGCTTGCCGGACTCGCGGAGCTTCTTCAGGAAGGCGTCGGCGCCGGGGATCGGTACGCCCTCGTGGATGAGCACACCGTCCATGTCGGTGAGCCACGACTCGATGGGCCTGCGGTCTGCCATGTGCGGGATCTCCTGCCGTACGCGGTACTGCGTGGCCCCAGCCTAACGATCAGCTGTCGGTCGCAGACTTCCAGTCCTCAACGTAACTCTGACTGTTTCGGGCGATCTCGGTCCAGTGCGGTTCGAAGAGTGGCACGCCGTCCGTCAGCCCGGTCAGGGCGCGAGCAGTGCCGGCAACCGGCCGACGGAGTCGAGCACATGGGTCGCCCCGGCCGCCCGCAGCGCGTCCGCGTCGTGCGCCCCGGTGCGGACCCCGGCGACCACACCGGCGCCCGCGCGGACGCCGCTGAGCATGTCGTACGAGGTGTCGCCCGCGACGGCGATCTGCCGTACGCCGTCCGCGGCCGCCGTACGCAGGAACGCGGTCAGAACCATGTCGGGGTACGGGCGTCCGCGGCCCCCGGCGTCGGCGGGGCACAGCGTCAGGGGCACCAGGTCCTGCCAGCCGAGCGCGGACAGGATCGCGTCCTGTGTGGTGCGCGCGAAGCCGGTGGTCAGTACGACCGTACGGCCCTGCGCGGTGAGCTCCTCGATGGCCTCGCGCGCGCCGGGCAGCGGCGCGATCCTGCCGCCGTCGACGAGATCCGCGTACGCCGCCTCGAAGGCGGCGTTGGCGCGTTGCGCGAGTCGCTCGTCCCCGAACAGGTGCCTGAAGACGGAGATCTTGGACTCGCCCATGGTGGCGCGGACGTGGTCCAGCATCGAGTCGGGCTCGGCGTCGAGGTGCCGTGCGGCCGCCGCGAAGGCCTGCTCGACGAGGCCACCGTCGGCGACGGTGGTGCCGGCCATGTCGAGAACGACGAGCCGGATGTCGCGGGGGTCCGTGGTCATCATGCGGGTGTCCGTGGTCGTCACGTGCGTGTCCTTGGCCGTGTGGGGGTCCGTGGTCATGTGGGGGTCCGTGGTCATGTGGAGGTTGGTCAACTTCCTCACCAGCCGAGTTCGTTCGCGGTGGATTCGGCGATCGCGGGCGAGCAGGTCATCCCGCGCCCGCCGGGTCCGGTGACCAGCCACACCGCGTCGCCCACCTGCTGCCGGTGCACGACCCGCGCCGGATCGGTGCACTGCGCGTACACCCCCGCCCAGCGGCGCCGGATCTTCGGCAGCGGGCGGCCGAGGAGGGACTCGACGACCCCGGTGAGGTGGTCGTAGGGGTCCTCGGCGGTGTCGAAGGCGAAGGGGTGCTCGTACTCGTGGGTGTCGCCGATGGTCAGCCCGCCGTCGGCGCGCTGGACCATGAGGAGCTGCATACGGTGGTCCCGTGCCGTGGGGGCCTGCGGTTGCCGGGCGTTGAGTTCGTCGAGCGCCCCGGACGCGTACGCCGGGTAGTACCGGAAGCTGTCCGCGTCCGCGACGGACGTGGTGAGCGGCTCACCGAGGGGGTCGGTCTGCATCATCTGCAGGCGTACGCGGCGGACGGGCAGGTCGGGTCCGGCGAGTTCCCTCACGAGGCCGCCGAGCGAGGCTCCTGTGCACAGGACGACGGCGTCGGCGTGGTGCACCTCGCCGTGATCGTCCCGGACCGCAGCGGCGCCGACGACGTCCCGGACCTCCCGCCCGGGCAGGAAAGTGTAGTTCGGGGACTTCAACAGTTCGGCGCGCAGGGCGAGTTGAGCGGTACGCGGCTCCACGGCGCCGTCGCGCTCGCAGTGGAGGGCGGCGGTGAACTCGCCGCGCAGGGCGGGGTTCAGGGCACGGGCCTCGGCAGGTGCGAGGAGCTTGTATGCGCGGGCGGCGGAGTCCTCCCGCGCCACGGCGGCCTCCGCGACGGCGAGTTCGAGGGGGCCGCGGACGACGGTCAGGGAGCCGTTGGCCCGGAACCCGAGCCCGGGCACGCGCTCGCCGATCCGCTCCCACAACTCCCGTGCCCTGAGGGCTGTTTCGAGTTCCTCTCCGCCTGCTCGCCCACTCACCCAGATCTGCCCGAAGTTGCGCAGGGAGGCGCCGCGGGCCTCGGCCTCGCGCTCGATCTGCACGACCTCGTGGCCGCGTTCCACTGCCTGCCAGGCGTGCATGGTGCCCACCACGCCTGCTCCGACGACTGTCACTTTCACGGC
Coding sequences:
- a CDS encoding class F sortase, whose amino-acid sequence is MSEHADHERSSGSARLLMGTAWAVLLLGLWLWGRQVTDIRQGTAAPAGAGDLASVGRPPDAELPPAARPLGDALPQRIDIPDLGVQAPVVARGLDRQGAIDPPPYDQAGVVGWYAAGARPGAAGAALMVGHVDTETRPAVFYKLSTVRPGENVRVVRDDGKVAEFTVDDVRVQERDRFDARQAYGQHRPGRSELRLITCGGTFDRVSHSYTANVIVSAYLTGTSL
- a CDS encoding HAD-IIA family hydrolase, which produces MADRRPIESWLTDMDGVLIHEGVPIPGADAFLKKLRESGKPFLVLTNNSIYTPRDLHARLRRMGLDVPVESIWTSALATAQFLDDQRPGGSAYVIGEAGLTTALHDIGYILTDHEPDYVVLGETRTYSFEAMTKAVRLIDAGARFICTNPDETGPSAEGALPATGAVAALITKATGKQPYFAGKPNPLMMRTGLNAIGAHSETSAMIGDRMDTDVLAGMEAGMQTFLVLTGLTRPEQVEDFPYRPSKIVDSIADLVDRI
- a CDS encoding phosphonatase-like hydrolase, with protein sequence MMTTDPRDIRLVVLDMAGTTVADGGLVEQAFAAAARHLDAEPDSMLDHVRATMGESKISVFRHLFGDERLAQRANAAFEAAYADLVDGGRIAPLPGAREAIEELTAQGRTVVLTTGFARTTQDAILSALGWQDLVPLTLCPADAGGRGRPYPDMVLTAFLRTAAADGVRQIAVAGDTSYDMLSGVRAGAGVVAGVRTGAHDADALRAAGATHVLDSVGRLPALLAP
- a CDS encoding TIGR03364 family FAD-dependent oxidoreductase, whose protein sequence is MKVTVVGAGVVGTMHAWQAVERGHEVVQIEREAEARGASLRNFGQIWVSGRAGGEELETALRARELWERIGERVPGLGFRANGSLTVVRGPLELAVAEAAVAREDSAARAYKLLAPAEARALNPALRGEFTAALHCERDGAVEPRTAQLALRAELLKSPNYTFLPGREVRDVVGAAAVRDDHGEVHHADAVVLCTGASLGGLVRELAGPDLPVRRVRLQMMQTDPLGEPLTTSVADADSFRYYPAYASGALDELNARQPQAPTARDHRMQLLMVQRADGGLTIGDTHEYEHPFAFDTAEDPYDHLTGVVESLLGRPLPKIRRRWAGVYAQCTDPARVVHRQQVGDAVWLVTGPGGRGMTCSPAIAESTANELGW